Below is a window of Sylvia atricapilla isolate bSylAtr1 chromosome 17, bSylAtr1.pri, whole genome shotgun sequence DNA.
aTCTGCCTGGGTGCTTGGGAAGTGGTTGTGTGTTCTAGCAGGAAACACAGAGAAGTGGAAGGAAAAGCctgggagggacaggagggagatttggcacagcagcaaagcacaAACTGGATGgatgctcctgcctgctgccgTCAAGGATCTCCTGCTGCAATCTGCTGAGCCGTCTGCCGGCCAGGAacagctgggctggctctgctccttcagctgctcaggCTGCATCTACCCACCCAGCCCAAGCCtgcccacccagccctgtgctggtcAGGAGGGACCAGCACACAGAGAGTTCCTGGCCCACAGGGCAATGCCTGTGCTGAAAAGGATGCTTAAAAATGGGGCATTTTGAGCATCAGGGGATGAGAAGCAGCTGGGCCTGtctgagagctgccagggaggggctgtggggagtAATTCCTGCCCTGCCAAACTGGCTTTGTGCTGAAGGGGGTAAGGCATTGGTTTTCAGGCAGTTGGAGGCGATTTGAGCAACACCCtctgtcctggagctgctcctgggaagctgctgcctctgatgcatcagtgcaggcagcaggaagcaaTTCCTGAAATGGTTTGTGGATGCTCTGGCAAAGCTGATGGCTTCTGTGGGGCCCAGGGAGCTTcggtgctgcagctgcttctgggGGTGGTTGAGGCCagtctctgctgccctgggccaggcagtggggctggaacCCACAGCTGTCCCCACGGGCAGGCTGGGGGAgatgctccctgtgctccttgGCAGCCTGGGCTCCACTGACAtcacaaaatcccagaatggtttgggtgggaaagcACCTCAAATATCCATTTGCCGTGGGCAAGAATTCatccactagaccaggctgctcagggctccatccagcctggccaaCTGCAGGCCTGGGAGGCTGTAACTGGTCAGGGCAGAGTTTCCATGGATTGGGGATTTTAGAGCAATACCCTCACTCACTGTATCACTGGCAAACAGGCCTGTGCcctctcccaccctgcagctcctgctctttccAGGCCACTTctccccaccagcagccagaTAAGGAGGCCCCAATCCATCAGTGTTTGCTTGACCCTGGAGTTGTTAGAACAGCAGGCAAAGCTCattctgttttcagcacaacTGTTTATTGATAATCTTTGCTTATCCACTGTATGAATGTTACCAACCTTCGGACAGAGCCAGCCTGCTTCCCCAGGGCCTGTGTCCAGGTAGCCAATGCGTGTAGAAATCATGCACTTCAGGTAGTCTGTAACAAGACGGGTGTAAAAAATATCTCAGATGTATTTGAAATCTCTGCCTTATCTTGCAATCGAATCACTGAAAAGTCTGTAAAGAAGTTGTTGGGAGACAGGGCTGGTCCCTCTCGGGCAGAGGAGAGCCGTGAGCATCCACCACACACTGTGCTTTGGGGGGGTGTTATAAACCAGCTCCCAGACCCCAAACAGACCTTGGTGCTGGGGGACTTCAGGAAAAGTGTGGTGGTCCCTGGGTGGGCAGGACCCCAGGGTGGGGGCTCATTGCTCAGGCTGTAGAATTATTAACCCCCCTTGGGAGCCTCTCCTGTGGTGGTGTCAGGTccatgggagctgctgctgtgtgtgcctgccctggctcaaggaaaggagaagatggagcagcagaaggaatgGTGACCTCCTTTCTTCCTACGGACAGACAAAACCCCCATTCTCTGTTCCCAAACAgcatccctgcccctgcagggcCTCCGgtctggagctgggaaaacGGAGGGTTGCAGATAGAGCAAGGAAGGGATTTGGGCAATTGCTAACACCCTTGGTCAGACTGAAGAGCACGACTGTGTGTGCTGTTCCCTCAGCAGGGTGGAGGTCGGGGCTCCTGCCTTGCTGGGCTGGCGGTGgactctgctccctgcctgggtGACAAGAGGGGGtttggagggcaggagggctggggacCCCCAGCTGGCACAtggaggaggaagcaggagccccaggaaggCTCTttgtgggcagagctgtgccctgcccgCCCCATCAGACCCAGCCTGGGGGGAGCACAGTGCCCATGGCAGCCCCCAGCGTCCGTCTGTCCGTCCATCCGGGGCCgcagccgggcagggcaggCCGGTTGGCTGTTATGGCGCGTGTGTGCTGTTCCTTTGATGACCACGAGAAAAATTTTACATTACATTCAAACGAGCACCCTTGGGTTTGTTACTCTACTTCTGAACACCGCAAAACACAGTAGCAACAGAACACGAAGGAGCAGGGGGCGGGCAGCGAGCCCCGGCGGGGCCGAGGCGCCGGCGCTTGGAAAAGAATCCCTGAAGCCAACGATGGAGGAAGGAGATGGGCGCGGATACACGTCACAGTTTCCATTTACAAGACCCCCCCGGAGGGAGCACCGAGGCCCTGCGCCGGGACAGGCCCCGGGGCCGAGCTGCCCTGAACCCACCAGGCCGGGCAGCGCCGTCATCGTCCCGGCGCGAAGATGAAGTCGAGGGCTTGGCGCTCGGCCGCCGCCACGTTGGGGTGCCACAGGTCCACCATGAACACCACGCGGGGACCTTCCTCCGGGGCACCTGGCGGGATGGAAACACAGGGTGAGGGTGAGGAGAGAGCTCCCCAGTGCAACCCCAGTAAACTCTGCTTACTGGGAGCTCAGGGCCATGGGACAGGCACACGGAGGGTTCCTGAGGCAGGGCCTCCttgcagctgcctcctggatATGTGCAGGGAATGGCTGCTGCGCCACTCCAgcctccctggccctgcacgGAGCTGTGCTTCCCAATCCCACAGCGGCTTCGATGTGGAAGCAACAGCTTTTGTTCTCCCACTCTCTCCGCACGCTCCCCTGTGTAGAACAGCTCTGCCTGATGCTTTCATGCCACGGGCGACTAATGCCGGGTAATCTGGAGAGCTGGAGCGGAACAGCCTCCGTCAGTCAGCGGTGGAGGGAGGAACAACCCAGAGGCGTGAGGCTGTTCCCCGGCCACGGAGACAAAGGCGCCGCTGGCACGTCAGCACCGAGCTGCAACAGGGCCAGGGGAGGCCGAGGCCATGGCatcacagccagagctgccctgcagagctcgGCAGTGAGGGAAACTGAGCTGCTATGGTGGGGAGAGGGtcagcaggctgggctgggggtgctgtgACAGCACCGTGAGCAAGCCATGGGCTGGCTGAGGGGCTCCAGGGCCGTGCCAGGATGCCCCAGCACCCTGAGGTCACGGGGAGCCCTGCCgtgctggggacaagggctgctCCCACCTGGGGCAGGTGGAGCCTGAGccccacaggacacagggactCCAgcgctgctggggcaggagaagggactGGGCATGGGTGTCCCCCCAgcttgtccccagtccctgaCACCATGAGAGGGGACACCATGAGACCCCACACGCTGAACTCACCTTCGTGGAACGCCGTGTGCAGGAAGGAGTCATCGAAGAGCAGGCACCGGccctcagcccagcactggggctCGCCCCCCACCACCAGTTCACAGTTGCTGGGTGTCTTCAGACCTTCAAGCACAAAGAGAGAGGACAGGGAGGGTCAGGCCGTGCCGAGTTCCCTGTggtggggcagcagggagcaaactgtgagctctgtgtgagccccatgctgctgctgaggggatGTTCCCCTGCAGGGAGTGACCTGcactcccagcctggagcagctcagcccctgcccactCCCtgtctgctccctcctgccctttcACCATCCTCAACAAGCTCAGAACCGCAGGCACTGCTTTCATATTTGGAACACCTTCCAAGTCCCCAGAGCCCATGGCCCGAGGTGTGCGCAGGGAGCCAGGCTCCTGGGATATTTTCCAACTTCAGGACCAAAGGCAGatccttcctgctccttcctccagccctaCAGCAATGACCCTGCCCCAGGGAAGGCTAGGGGAGGAGGAAttgttctggggctggaaaatgGGCTCAGCTGTGGCTCTGCCACAAGTTCCCCATGGACCTGCCCTGTCCCTTGGTCCCCACCCGAGGTGCTGCCTCAGGGTGACCCACAGGGCTGCAAGGACAGAAATCCAGGTGGGTCACAAAACCCTCAtagggaagcagctctgtgagggCCACATGAAGGAcaatcacagaaataaaatgggtCTTTTCCTAAAATACCAGCACAAACCAAGGCAGTTTGACAGGGGTTGATCCCATCACCTCCTGCACCAGGACTGTcacccctggcagtgcaggggacgctggagctgctgcagagccatcctGCCCCGAAGATGTGGCCGTGGCAGAGAAAGGGGTCAGGGCTCACGTGGCTCCCGAACGGTAACGATGCAGCAAACGAGCAGGACGGATCCAAGAGCGATGCCAAACCCAGCGAGCACAGCAGGGACTCCCAGCTGCCCGGCAAAGCTGGGACTACAAAGCTGCCGTTTCAAAGGCTGCAAAACCCAAAGCCTTTTCCCTGCACAACAACCTCAGCTGGAGATGCTGGAACAGggaagctgagctgctggaggatgcagggagggagcagcctgcagccctTCCATCCCACTCACACCCTCGGGATGCTGCCCTGGCCCATGgatgctgcctgtgcctggagTAAATCCTCGGGAGTGACTCGCCCCACTGATGGCTGTGCTGGCTTTGCAGATCCAGCCGCCTGAAAGGGCAGGTTGTGTAGTAAACACATCCatgccctgggcacagcaaaagctgcatttccaaCACCAAGGCAGGGGTGCCAGTGTGCCCCGGGCTCAGTGCAGAGTCCTAGTGGAAGGACAAGTGAATGACCATGTCATTCCTCTGCCCAGAGCAtgtgtgctccagctgtgctcaccTGAGCCCACTCAGGTTCCTCCTGAGTGGAACCACATCTGGttcctcccagcccctcaggaGAAGAGCATATCCCCCAAACACCCCAGAGAGAGGGGTCAGTGACAGGCTTCCTCCCGGCATCAGCAAGGGCAGGTCCCAGCTGCCCAGCATCTCCCGGGATCAGCTCAGAAAACAATTCCCATTCCAAACAAatggccagcactgcctgggtgTGTTTACCCGAGCTGTTGGCTGAACAGGCGCGGTTGGTGTTTGCCAGCCGGGCCCGTGCGGTGCCTCCCCCGGCACGGTCGGTGCTGTGCCAGCCCGGCCATCTGTGCTGTGTGGGCTCTCCCCGTCCCTGCCCGCCGAGCGGGGAGCACTGTGCCACCAACCCAGCGCCTGACCCACCGCAGGGGACACCCCAGGACCCCCCTCCCACCCTCACTTGCAGCTTTGCAAAGCCCAAAGCAGCGTCTCTGCTCCTGTTCACCCATGTCCCATGCAGAGCACCTGAgatgggaggagaggggagctgCCAGTGGCACAGCACAGTCCTGAAGCAGCGCCCCAGGCTGCCCCACatcctgggatgggacagggatgtgccTGCAGAGAGGGGGATGTTCAGAGACCCCTATGTAAAATCAGCCCTGTATCACACACTAGCAAGGGTCCACAGCCTGGGTCATCAGGAAGAGGAGGTGAAACCCTTCTGCTGCTGATCTGGAGACCCTGGGGATGTCAGCTACCCAGGGACTGAGCACCAGCCTCTCCTCAGGCGGCTATCACCACCAAAGCCCCCAAAACCTCCCTCAGGCCAAAGCAGAGCAGGTGTCTGAACCCCAAGAGCACAGGGTGCCAGAGCCTTTTTTAGGGCTCCTGCACCCAGGCACGGCCACATCCCTCTGCACCCTCCGGACACAGGAACTCACCGAGGTGGCAGCGGATGCGGATGTTGGTGGGCCCGTAGTGCTCGGCGATGACGGTGCCCGGGCTCAGCACAGAGATGCAGGCGTTCCCAAAGACATTGTTGCCAATGCAGGTGCGGAGGCTCCCCAGCAAGCGGTACGTCCGTGGGCATCTCCGGCAGTTCCTGGGCACGCACATGCCCTGGTTCACCAGGTAGAAGGTGAACCACTCCCCGCTGGGCGTGCTGTTCATTTTCCATCCTTGCGGGAGGCTGCAGTTTGAGAACGCCTTGTACAGGGTCTCAAACTCGCACAGGATGGTCTGGAAGTTGCGCTCCAGCAACTCCACGTCGTGCTTTTGAGTGTCCCGGGAGAAGTAGGGCGTGGTGGGCAAGTCGGGCAGGAAGAAGACTTCTGGCTTCTGGATGGAAGGCCGGCTGTTGAGGTAGCGGCCCTGCTCACGGATGCCCTTGTGGATCCTGCCCATGCCGGACCAGGAGTAGCGCTTGGCGTACTCCTGCAGGTTGTGGTAGAGTTTCTGGTTGAGGCCGTCGTGGTGCGAGCAGCGGACGCACTCGGGTGACTGGCAGTACACGAACCCGTTCTGCACCCCGTTGGCCTCGGCGCTCTGCATCAGCGCGTTCACCGTGGCGTAGGCGCGGGGCTGCTCCCGCCCCACGTGGTAGCAGTACCACACGAAGAGGACCAGCAGGCAGGCGACGGCCACCAGGGCCGTGGCGTCACAGTCGCGGAAAGACTGGATGCCGGTGGCGATGAAATCCCGGAGTCCGTCCAGGGACCAGCTCCAGTCCATCAACCACTCCAAAGacatggtggtggtgctgggaaTGCGCAGCGGGGCCCGGCGGTCACTGCTCGTGGGGCTCAGGGGCACCCACACCATGCAGCTGGGCCGGGGCGCGGCAGGAAGGGGCTGCCATGGGCGGCGGCTCTGCCCTGCgctcccaggagctctgcattGGCAGCCCGGCAGCACCCCTGGGTCAGCAGCCACGTGGCTGGAGAGTCTCCATCGGTGTTTCTGGGCCCATCATCCTGAAAGGTTGTGCTGGAGGGAGGTTCTGGGGAGAGAAACCCAGAGGTGTTAGGGAGAGGGCTGCCCCGTGGGTCCCTGCTGGGGTCAGTGGACAGGGCACAGCGGGAGCTGTGCGCTGGGACTGTGTGGGGCAGTGGCTCCTTAGGGAGGGGATGGTGGATAAGGAGCCCAACATCAGCCTGTGCTGAGTAAGTCCCCCAGTGCTCTCAACAGCATCttccaaaatccccaaataaaaggcagcagggagacCCAGACCCCATCCCCCACGGCCCCAGTGACCATGGCCCCTGCTGCTCATCCTCCAGTTTCTCTCCTAAGTTGCTGCTTTATCTTGTTTGGAATCTGGCTGCTAAGTGAATATACACCAAGAGTAAACACTTCACTGCCCTATCTGGCAGCACATCAGCTTATCCCCTCCATCTGACGGCTCTGGAGTGACTCTCCTCCCAGAGACTGGGCTGTTGGagagcccagagctcagccagcaCATGGCCACAGGGCCAGCACACGGCCACGGGAGCAGGTCGAGATGGTGGCAACAGGGGCAGGTCAGGCTGGCTTTGATTTCACCAGCTCATCGGTAAGAGCACTGACTCTAAGTAGCAGGATGGGTTTATGAGCCAGGGAAGCCATCCAAaccctccccagcccttcctgccaAGGTCCTGCAGCCTCTCAACGTGCATTTCCTTATCAATGGTGATGGAGATGGGCTGCAGATGGGATCTGACCCTACAGCAGGGACcatgctgcagggctggagactCGGGATTCAGGCAGTGTTACACCCCAGGGAGGCACATCCACACACCCGACCTCCCTCCACCCTACTTCCTTGTAGCACGCTGTCTGCGTGCCCCATCCCGGAATCTGCAGTCCACGTGGCATGTCACAGCCTCCCGGGAATCTCAAGATAACTTTCCTCCATCTCCACGGCTGGCATCCCTCCAGACACTCCCACTTCTCCCGCCCAGGCCTCACTTCCCCGGGTGCAAGCACAGAGCCggtcccagggctgtcccccgAGGCCAGCACAACCCCCGTGCTACCTGCAGGACTGGAGCATGTcaaggaaggagcagagccctgggtgaTGTGTATTCAGGGTGGCTCCTGCCCTACGAGGGGAACtgctcaggcacagcagccacGCTCGGTCACAGCCGATGGCAACGCGAAGGCACagagggaacagagctggggaggtCGAACAGCCTCGGGGTCCCCAGGTCAGAGTCACACCCTGCAAGGGTGGCACAGCACAAACACGGCCCCACTGGTGCCCCAGGGATGCAGGCAACACCTCAGATCAGGGGGAAACCATCAGAGCAGCAAGAAATCCAAACCCCCATGCCCACACGCTGCCTGCCTGACCCCAGAGacctcaggctgcagagccctggggttCTCTGGGCACAGTCTCCGTGGGACCAGCCCGGGAGCTGCCAGCACGGACATCCCACTGCAAACCTGACCAAAGCCACCTccacaggggctgtgccagcgCCGGGGCAGGGCCCCAAACATGTGCACTGCTCCCATGGGACACACACACCGCGTGGCTGGGGCTGCACGGGGCACCCAGTGGGTGCTGTCGCCTCCCAGCCACGGCCCTGCACTGAGACAGGTCACATCCAGCACCCCTGGCCTGAGATCCCAGAAAAGGCTCCTCAGCTGACGATAATGGCAGAGCCATTCCAGGGAGCACAGATCGATTCCACGTTGCACCGAAGTTGTGCAGGACGTGGAGGCGAGCAccgtgccagcagcagctgtgttaCATAAGGAAGGCAGAGGCTTCGATGCAGCACAAAGTTGCATCTCGGCGGCTCCGTGGTGGCCCCGGCATCTCCCGGAGGCAGCGGCCACCGCTCAGCCCGGCCAGGGTCCCCGGGCCGCGGGCCTGCAGGGACGGGGACGCGTGGCGGGGATGTCCTCGGCTCCGCACGGCTGGTGTCGCCTTTGGGAGCAGCACGAGGAGCAGGAGCCTTGGGGTGAGGCGGGATGCCGGCTGCCACTCCGGAACCGGAGCAGTGACTGCTCCCTTCACCCTCTCCTGAGCACGCCACCCCGCCGCTGCCACCGGAGTAAGTGTCACCCCACGCGCCGCTCTCACCCAGTGTGACGGTGTCACCCGGCGTGGCGGCGTCAGCGGGTGTCACCGGTGTGGCCGCATCACCCGGCGCGGCAATGGCACGGCCGTGCCGATGTCCCATCACCCGGCGCGCCGGTGGCACCTGCCGCCGCGCTGTCACCCGgcgcggccgcgccgcccgcccgaCGCCGAGCCCCTGCCCCGGCCGGGGGACTGAAGCGGGGGCTGGATTCGGGCTGCGTCCCCTCCGCGGTCCCCGCtgccgccccgcgcccccgcGGCCCCCCCGCGATGCGCTGCGGAGCGCTGCGGTACCGACCTGCCGCCCGCgccgggccgtgcggggccgtgcggggccgcgctccctccgcgccgctccgccgccgccgcggaCCACAACTCCCAGCAGCCCGGGCAGGaggggccgcgccgcccccgccgggACCGCGCCGGGCGGCAGctgcggccccggccccgcacagcccgcccgcccccgcgcccgcccccgccccgcgctcccgccccgcgccgccgggaGGGGCCCGCAGGGGCGGGGGAGCCGCGGGGTTGCGGCACTCGGGAGGGGTCCCCGGGATGGAGGAGGCGATGGTCCCCGAGGGAGCGCCCATCCCGGCCGCGGGCATCCCCCGGGATGCGGGGACACGGTCCCGGGGACGCGGGGGTTGGGTGGTGGTGGCGGCGGCGCGGGAGGTGCGGGGGCACCGGGGGTGCAGCGGGACGcgcagggacagtgactccaagGATGCAGGcgctgggggctgcagcagtcTGGGGATGCCGGTCCCAGGGGTGGGAGCACGCAGGGATGCAGCCGCCAAGGGAATGGGGACTGGCTCCAGGGACACAGGCTGTTAAGGATGCAGCAGTTGGGATGTGCAGGATTCTGGCTCCAGGGATGCAGGAACACGGGTTCAGGGAGCACGGAGTACTGGCTCTGGGGATTCTGGCCCCTTGTGCTGCAGCCCtcgggctgcaggggctgcttgTATCCAAGAATAAATGCATCTGGCATGCAGGGGACACGAGCTCCCAGCGAGGCAATGCCCAAGACGCAGGCAGCCAGGGAATGCCTCAGCGAGGATGGGAGGgtgtgctgcagagccagggatgGGGGGAGGCTGTTCCCAGGTTGGAGAGTCCCTTTACAACTCTTAAGTGCTAGTGGAGAAACTGTTGTGAGTGTTCCTGCTTgcctttttcctccccaccccaTTTCCTGTTCCCCTAAGGcagtgctgtcagtgctgggagcCCCAGGGGATCCGGTGCTTGGCCCTCCTTCCTCCATTGCCCGGGTGCCGGGTGAGGGGCTGAGCTGAGTGCCCGCAGGCAGATCCCGGatccaggcacagccctggcagtgctgccctgccctgccctgtggcagtgccaCGTGGAGCCATGTGACATGTGGCACTGCCCCTGGCACAAGGAAAGCCCTGCCTTGTTTTGCCGATTTTGCCATCCGTTGCCCACACATCCTCCCCTGGCGCTGCTCAGGCTGGGCTCTGGAAGTGGAAGCAGAGctgtcctgcacagc
It encodes the following:
- the ASPHD2 gene encoding aspartate beta-hydroxylase domain-containing protein 2, yielding MVWVPLSPTSSDRRAPLRIPSTTTMSLEWLMDWSWSLDGLRDFIATGIQSFRDCDATALVAVACLLVLFVWYCYHVGREQPRAYATVNALMQSAEANGVQNGFVYCQSPECVRCSHHDGLNQKLYHNLQEYAKRYSWSGMGRIHKGIREQGRYLNSRPSIQKPEVFFLPDLPTTPYFSRDTQKHDVELLERNFQTILCEFETLYKAFSNCSLPQGWKMNSTPSGEWFTFYLVNQGMCVPRNCRRCPRTYRLLGSLRTCIGNNVFGNACISVLSPGTVIAEHYGPTNIRIRCHLGLKTPSNCELVVGGEPQCWAEGRCLLFDDSFLHTAFHEGAPEEGPRVVFMVDLWHPNVAAAERQALDFIFAPGR